A portion of the Corynebacterium jeikeium genome contains these proteins:
- a CDS encoding DUF3073 domain-containing protein codes for MGRGRAKAKQAKVARQLKYDSPEMDLERLQRELVGKSNESDRDDYYSDWEEWASGAGRDS; via the coding sequence ATGGGTCGCGGCCGTGCGAAAGCAAAGCAGGCGAAGGTTGCCCGTCAGCTCAAGTACGATTCACCAGAAATGGATTTGGAACGTCTGCAGCGGGAACTCGTCGGCAAGTCGAACGAGTCCGATCGAGACGACTATTACTCTGACTGGGAGGAATGGGCCTCAGGCGCTGGTCGCGACAGCTAG
- a CDS encoding IS1249 family transposase, with amino-acid sequence MLNPPEWLLHVVTGAWLSFWVTPNRPRCPICAGQMKKNGTTTKGTTRWRCKNPDCGCSTTRHRPDQTHTRDFKAFHTYVTGTASLTKVADTLNVSRRTLDRRFTSLWLIDVPNTPDPNRVYDQIFIDGTYTDAGCLLVAASHDHVIAWHWTQRETAHAYTQLLKNIAPPLCVVLDGGQGAYSAIKTCWPTTRIQRCLVHAQRVVRRYTTSRPRTDAGKAIYALALKLTRITTLDQAREWTLRLHDFGQVFKAFLNEKTPLPKERRTLNNQWEWTHLRVRKAYNSLLHLSRNNWLFTYLQPPPEALEPQRWASTTNSLEGGVNAQLKRIADAHRGRSGERQRKMLEWYLHSKTQLPDDPLKIARQCNYGQDQLAKVNDLVPEDHNKADHETGRPAFYDNAIPTEYQHNIGIRKGPMR; translated from the coding sequence TTGCTCAATCCACCGGAATGGCTCCTGCATGTGGTAACAGGGGCCTGGTTGTCTTTCTGGGTGACTCCAAACAGACCCCGATGCCCTATATGCGCTGGGCAAATGAAGAAAAACGGCACCACAACCAAAGGGACAACCAGGTGGCGATGCAAAAACCCTGACTGCGGATGCTCAACAACACGACACCGCCCCGATCAGACCCACACCCGGGATTTCAAAGCGTTTCACACCTACGTCACCGGCACTGCTTCTTTAACCAAGGTGGCCGACACCTTGAATGTCTCCCGGCGCACACTCGACCGCCGGTTCACCTCATTGTGGCTTATCGATGTCCCTAACACCCCCGATCCCAACCGGGTCTACGACCAAATCTTCATCGACGGCACCTACACCGACGCTGGCTGCTTACTTGTGGCAGCCAGCCACGACCACGTCATCGCATGGCACTGGACACAACGCGAAACCGCCCACGCCTACACCCAACTACTCAAAAACATCGCCCCACCACTATGCGTTGTCCTCGACGGTGGCCAAGGCGCCTACTCAGCAATCAAAACCTGCTGGCCAACCACCCGCATCCAACGCTGCCTTGTCCATGCCCAACGCGTGGTCCGTCGCTACACCACCAGCCGTCCACGCACCGACGCAGGCAAAGCTATCTACGCCCTGGCGTTGAAACTGACCCGTATCACCACACTCGACCAGGCACGGGAGTGGACGCTGCGCCTGCATGACTTCGGACAGGTATTCAAAGCATTCCTCAACGAAAAAACACCCCTCCCCAAAGAACGCCGCACCCTCAACAACCAGTGGGAATGGACCCACCTGCGAGTTCGCAAGGCATACAACTCACTGCTGCACCTATCGCGCAATAACTGGCTGTTTACCTACCTGCAGCCACCACCAGAAGCACTCGAACCACAGCGCTGGGCATCAACAACCAACAGTCTGGAAGGCGGCGTCAACGCCCAGCTCAAACGCATCGCCGACGCGCATCGCGGCAGGTCCGGGGAGCGCCAACGCAAAATGCTCGAGTGGTACCTGCACTCGAAAACGCAGCTGCCTGACGACCCGCTAAAGATCGCCAGGCAGTGCAATTACGGACAAGATCAACTCGCCAAAGTCAACGATCTTGTCCCAGAAGACCACAACAAAGCCGACCACGAAACAGGACGACCAGCCTTCTACGACAACGCTATCCCAACCGAATACCAACACAACATAGGAATCCGGAAAGGGCCCATGAGATAA
- a CDS encoding folate-binding protein yields the protein MSHVAGAAALELGGQMEGLEKASENAPDGNSAKTVEQTTGQASVAWHYGRPLVEQRHLQEDCGVVDRSYYRVIEVTGEDRLTYLNTLFSQKVDEAAPGTVTEALNLDANGHVLHHMTLTVLDDSVLIDVPPSGFDSLLKYLNMMVFWSKVEIAEVERAIISVMGPNAPEVLVAAGLAFPQVGKATTVGHSYVRHLPWPRGGRVDVLVRRQDVVGAWDALVAAGASPVGLMGWEAERVVSLRPELGIDVDEKMIPHEAPRWIASEFDTAAVHLDKGCYRGQETVSRVHNVGRSPRVLVMLQLDGSATLPETGDPVMMGKRAVGRVGTVVQHADYGPIALALLKRSAQEREGLVVGDCAVAVDPSSIDRVEQLPPGRVAINRLRGK from the coding sequence ATGTCTCACGTGGCTGGCGCCGCTGCCCTCGAACTGGGCGGACAGATGGAAGGTTTGGAGAAGGCCTCAGAGAACGCCCCAGACGGAAACTCAGCGAAAACCGTTGAGCAAACCACAGGGCAAGCTAGCGTGGCATGGCACTACGGCCGTCCGCTGGTAGAGCAACGTCACCTGCAGGAGGACTGCGGAGTAGTAGATCGCTCGTATTACCGCGTTATTGAGGTCACTGGCGAGGATCGCCTGACTTACCTCAACACACTTTTTTCGCAGAAGGTCGACGAAGCCGCTCCCGGCACTGTCACTGAAGCACTGAACCTGGATGCAAACGGTCACGTTCTCCATCACATGACGCTGACTGTTTTGGACGATTCCGTGCTTATCGACGTGCCCCCTTCCGGCTTCGACTCCCTGTTGAAGTACCTGAACATGATGGTGTTCTGGTCCAAGGTGGAAATTGCTGAGGTAGAAAGGGCGATTATTTCCGTCATGGGGCCGAATGCCCCTGAGGTACTGGTAGCCGCTGGCCTCGCATTCCCGCAGGTGGGCAAAGCTACGACTGTGGGACATTCCTACGTCCGGCACCTGCCGTGGCCACGCGGCGGGCGTGTGGATGTGCTCGTGCGCCGACAGGATGTAGTCGGCGCTTGGGACGCGTTGGTAGCTGCTGGCGCTTCCCCCGTTGGTCTGATGGGCTGGGAGGCCGAACGCGTAGTCTCCTTGCGCCCAGAGCTGGGAATCGACGTAGACGAGAAGATGATTCCGCATGAGGCTCCGCGCTGGATCGCCTCTGAATTCGACACGGCTGCCGTGCACTTGGACAAGGGCTGCTATCGCGGCCAAGAGACGGTATCACGTGTCCACAATGTTGGTCGCTCCCCACGAGTTTTGGTGATGCTGCAGCTCGACGGCTCGGCCACGCTGCCGGAAACCGGCGATCCAGTGATGATGGGCAAGCGCGCCGTGGGCCGCGTGGGCACCGTCGTGCAACATGCCGATTACGGCCCGATTGCATTGGCGCTGCTTAAACGCTCAGCTCAGGAGCGCGAGGGCCTTGTGGTGGGTGACTGCGCCGTGGCCGTCGACCCCTCCTCCATCGACCGCGTTGAGCAGCTGCCGCCGGGCCGTGTGGCCATCAACCGCCTGCGAGGGAAATAG
- a CDS encoding phosphoribosylformylglycinamidine cyclo-ligase, whose protein sequence is MTENVSGASYAAAGVDIEAGDRAVELFAPIAKKATRPEVRGGLGGFAGLFALGNYEKPLLAASSDGVGTKLAVAQAVGKHDTIGLDLVAMVVDDLVVCGAEPLFLQDYIAIGKVVPEHVAEIVSGIAEGCVQAGCALLGGETAEHPGVMEPGEYDVSATGVGVVEEDKLLGPDRVREGDVIIAMESSGLHSNGYSLARYVLLEKAGLELDGYVEDFGRTLGEELLEPTKIYAKDCLALMNEAEVRTFCHVTGGGLAGNMVRIMPEGLTADMSRATWTPGPIFKTIAELGNVSREEMEKTFNMGVGMVAIVSAEDRDRALALLTARHINAWELGTVRKSEAGEDGAVLRGSHPRF, encoded by the coding sequence ATGACCGAGAACGTTTCTGGTGCTTCCTACGCTGCAGCCGGTGTCGACATCGAAGCCGGCGACCGCGCTGTTGAACTATTCGCCCCGATTGCCAAGAAGGCCACTCGCCCAGAGGTCCGTGGCGGGCTCGGTGGTTTTGCCGGCCTGTTTGCACTGGGCAACTACGAAAAGCCGCTGCTGGCCGCATCCTCCGATGGTGTGGGGACCAAGTTGGCCGTGGCGCAGGCCGTCGGCAAGCACGACACCATTGGCCTGGACCTGGTCGCCATGGTCGTCGATGATCTGGTCGTGTGCGGTGCCGAGCCGCTGTTCCTGCAGGACTACATTGCAATTGGCAAGGTCGTGCCGGAGCACGTCGCCGAGATCGTTTCCGGCATCGCCGAGGGTTGTGTCCAGGCGGGTTGCGCGCTCCTGGGTGGCGAGACTGCAGAGCACCCGGGTGTGATGGAACCGGGTGAGTACGATGTCTCAGCTACCGGCGTCGGTGTCGTGGAAGAGGACAAGCTTCTCGGCCCGGACCGCGTGCGTGAGGGCGATGTCATTATCGCCATGGAGTCCTCTGGACTTCACTCCAATGGCTACTCGCTGGCTCGCTACGTTCTCCTGGAGAAGGCCGGTCTGGAGCTCGACGGTTATGTCGAGGATTTCGGGCGCACCCTCGGTGAGGAGCTGCTGGAGCCAACCAAGATTTATGCGAAGGATTGCCTGGCTCTCATGAACGAGGCCGAGGTCCGCACTTTCTGCCACGTCACCGGTGGTGGATTGGCTGGCAACATGGTTCGCATCATGCCGGAAGGCCTGACCGCCGACATGAGCCGCGCAACTTGGACCCCGGGTCCGATTTTCAAGACCATTGCTGAGCTCGGCAACGTCTCCCGCGAGGAGATGGAGAAGACCTTCAACATGGGTGTTGGCATGGTTGCGATTGTTTCCGCAGAGGACCGCGATCGTGCCCTGGCTCTGCTGACTGCCCGCCACATCAACGCTTGGGAGCTGGGTACTGTCCGCAAGAGCGAGGCTGGCGAGGACGGGGCTGTTTTGCGCGGCAGCCACCCGCGCTTCTAA
- the pstS gene encoding phosphate ABC transporter substrate-binding protein PstS, with protein sequence MLKKNRAASVIGLAAVASLTLAACSEEGGEGASNVEGLADVTGELQGEGATSQQRAMDLFATKFEETGSTLSYNASGSGSGQTQFIAGTVAFAGSDSPLKEKDGKDQVAEAKKRCDGNEAWHLPMVIGPVAVAYNLEGVDVALTPALVAEIFDGKITKWNDPKIAEVNEGVDLPEKDIKVVYRSEESGTTDNFMKFLSAAAPEQWQHEASKSFPTATGQGANGSAGVVNEVANIDGAITYVEAGFAEDKDLGIAKMDFGHGPVELNNDTVGKALDSVTFKTEGHNMVVDTDALFAMDEEGAYPLVLTTYEIVCSAGYDEQTRDLVKNFLKVVLEEGQGPELEELGYIPVQGEFKDKLSAAVDAIK encoded by the coding sequence GTGCTGAAGAAGAACCGTGCGGCATCTGTCATTGGTCTGGCCGCTGTTGCAAGCCTTACCCTGGCTGCTTGCTCTGAAGAGGGCGGCGAAGGCGCTTCTAACGTTGAGGGTCTGGCTGACGTCACCGGTGAGCTGCAGGGCGAGGGCGCTACCTCGCAGCAGCGCGCCATGGATCTGTTTGCCACCAAGTTTGAAGAGACCGGCTCGACCCTGTCGTACAACGCATCTGGCTCTGGTTCCGGTCAGACTCAGTTCATTGCCGGCACCGTTGCTTTCGCTGGCTCTGACTCCCCGCTGAAGGAGAAGGACGGCAAGGACCAGGTCGCAGAGGCTAAGAAGCGCTGCGACGGCAATGAAGCATGGCACCTGCCGATGGTTATCGGTCCGGTTGCCGTTGCCTACAACCTCGAGGGTGTTGACGTCGCTCTGACCCCGGCTCTGGTTGCTGAAATCTTCGACGGCAAGATCACCAAGTGGAACGACCCGAAGATCGCTGAGGTCAACGAGGGTGTCGATCTTCCGGAGAAGGACATCAAGGTTGTCTACCGCTCTGAGGAGTCCGGTACTACTGATAACTTCATGAAGTTCCTGAGCGCAGCTGCTCCGGAGCAGTGGCAGCACGAGGCTTCCAAGTCCTTCCCGACTGCTACTGGCCAGGGTGCTAACGGCTCGGCTGGTGTTGTCAACGAGGTCGCCAACATCGACGGTGCTATCACCTACGTCGAGGCTGGCTTCGCTGAGGACAAGGACCTGGGCATCGCCAAGATGGACTTCGGTCATGGTCCGGTTGAGCTGAACAACGACACCGTCGGTAAGGCTCTGGATTCCGTCACGTTTAAGACTGAGGGTCACAACATGGTTGTTGACACCGACGCTCTGTTCGCAATGGACGAGGAAGGCGCTTACCCGCTGGTTCTGACCACTTACGAAATCGTCTGCTCCGCTGGTTACGACGAGCAGACTCGTGACCTGGTTAAGAACTTCCTGAAGGTTGTTCTGGAAGAGGGCCAGGGCCCAGAGCTCGAAGAGCTGGGTTACATCCCGGTTCAAGGTGAGTTCAAGGACAAGCTGTCCGCAGCGGTTGACGCTATCAAGTAA
- the pstA gene encoding phosphate ABC transporter permease PstA, translating into MTSSTTDSSPHGPADMVPTTESAFTQIKGSRKVADNVSTVLIYCCMALALIPLVWVLFELVVRGTPSLLSGEWWTASQRGVTVGASAGGVAHAIVGTLVQALVTTLMTVPFGIFVAIYLVEYAGNSRLGKVTTFMVDILSGVPSIVASLFIYSMWVVMFGMSRSGFAVSLALVLLMLPIVVRNTEEMLRIVPHELREASYALGVPKWKTILKIVLPTALSGIVTGVMLAVARVMGESAPMLILVATSRIITYNPFGQSQSSLPLFMLDMYKAGNTGAAFDKMWGAALTLVLIIALINILARFVSAKFSVKSS; encoded by the coding sequence ATGACTAGTTCAACTACTGATTCTTCGCCTCACGGCCCTGCAGACATGGTCCCCACCACGGAGTCGGCTTTCACCCAAATTAAGGGTTCCCGCAAGGTGGCAGACAACGTCTCCACGGTCCTCATTTACTGCTGCATGGCTCTTGCCCTGATCCCGCTGGTGTGGGTTCTCTTCGAGCTTGTCGTCCGAGGCACCCCGTCACTGCTGAGTGGTGAGTGGTGGACTGCTTCCCAGCGTGGTGTCACTGTTGGTGCGTCTGCCGGTGGTGTTGCTCACGCAATCGTCGGTACCTTGGTTCAGGCTCTGGTCACGACTCTCATGACCGTGCCGTTCGGTATCTTCGTCGCCATCTACTTGGTCGAGTATGCAGGTAACTCCCGTCTGGGCAAGGTCACCACCTTCATGGTCGACATCCTCTCCGGTGTGCCGTCGATCGTCGCGTCGCTGTTCATCTACTCGATGTGGGTGGTCATGTTCGGCATGAGCCGTTCCGGTTTCGCTGTCTCGCTGGCGCTGGTTCTGCTGATGCTGCCGATCGTTGTGCGCAACACCGAGGAAATGCTGCGCATCGTTCCGCACGAGTTGCGTGAAGCCTCTTACGCTCTGGGTGTTCCGAAGTGGAAGACCATTTTGAAGATTGTGCTCCCGACCGCACTGTCGGGCATCGTCACCGGCGTCATGCTGGCCGTCGCCCGCGTCATGGGTGAGTCCGCACCGATGCTGATCCTGGTTGCAACCTCGCGAATCATCACCTATAACCCGTTCGGCCAGTCGCAGTCCTCGCTGCCGCTGTTCATGCTGGACATGTACAAGGCCGGTAATACCGGTGCGGCATTCGACAAGATGTGGGGCGCAGCGCTCACGCTGGTTCTCATCATTGCCCTCATCAATATCCTGGCGCGCTTCGTATCCGCCAAGTTCTCCGTCAAGAGCAGTTAA
- a CDS encoding DUF2993 domain-containing protein — translation MSISRRQKKIGGSILAVAALVIATDMGFASHAEYKLSEHIQETAQLEMTPYVAIGGKAYLSSFVTGKWSSVTSRIRDVEVPDFGLVSLEYGASNVKIPASAVLSGNFPESPTKQYFTKLSLDGVSLGNKLGLTDLSIQSLKDSSPTGGWETEAIFEATPAGWQGKTQVTAKLRIVSRDVVITPMEIISAPSSPTDSKSHIKPELSEADTQHIMDTFALTLRDSEIPMGMPATRVYVSGGSITIEGEQILCTVSPTNFMPPTSQQDAEASAQSTEKLPEKNCRVRR, via the coding sequence GTGTCCATTTCCCGACGACAGAAGAAGATCGGTGGCTCTATCCTCGCCGTTGCCGCGCTGGTGATTGCCACCGACATGGGCTTCGCCAGCCATGCGGAGTACAAGCTCTCCGAGCATATTCAGGAGACTGCTCAGCTGGAGATGACCCCATACGTCGCCATTGGTGGCAAGGCCTACTTGTCTTCCTTTGTTACGGGTAAGTGGAGCTCCGTAACCTCGCGCATCCGCGATGTCGAGGTGCCCGACTTCGGCTTGGTATCTCTGGAGTACGGAGCTTCCAACGTTAAGATCCCGGCATCGGCAGTGCTCAGCGGTAATTTCCCAGAATCGCCGACGAAGCAGTACTTCACTAAGCTCTCGCTCGACGGTGTCTCTCTGGGAAACAAGCTGGGACTGACCGATTTGAGCATCCAGAGCCTGAAGGACTCCTCCCCCACCGGCGGCTGGGAGACCGAGGCTATCTTCGAGGCCACGCCAGCCGGATGGCAGGGAAAAACCCAGGTTACGGCGAAGTTGCGCATTGTCAGCCGCGACGTGGTCATTACGCCGATGGAGATTATTTCTGCGCCCTCGTCCCCAACGGATTCTAAAAGCCACATCAAACCTGAGCTGTCTGAGGCTGATACGCAGCACATCATGGACACCTTCGCTCTGACGCTGCGGGATTCAGAGATACCGATGGGCATGCCGGCGACTCGCGTGTACGTGTCGGGCGGTTCTATCACCATCGAAGGCGAACAGATTCTGTGCACCGTGTCGCCAACAAACTTCATGCCGCCGACATCCCAGCAGGATGCCGAGGCGTCAGCTCAATCCACGGAGAAGCTGCCGGAGAAGAACTGTCGGGTGCGTCGCTAA
- the pstC gene encoding phosphate ABC transporter permease subunit PstC yields the protein MSSSTPIEGKQEAVDSSLLQSSAPQVDSSGDESSEEQAIQTGVVRPGDRIFKILAVGSSALVTAAIIAIAVFLLLRAVPAMSRNEANFFTYTERWNLADTSAMYFGIPNMFLVTVAVSILALILAMPVALGIAIFLTAYAPKKMVKPLGYLVDLLAAVPSIVYGLWGFMALGPALAGLYGWLAKTLGFIPMFALYPNSPAFETGRNLFTGGVVLAIMILPVIAATTREVFVQTPRGHIEASLALGATRWEMVKLAILPFGRSGFISGSMLGLGRALGETMALYLVISPSSAFRGSLFDGGTTFATAIANAAPEFNDNLKAGAYMSAGLVLFLLTFVVNSAARMIAKK from the coding sequence ATGAGTTCCTCGACTCCCATTGAAGGGAAGCAGGAGGCTGTAGACAGCAGTCTGTTGCAGTCCTCAGCACCGCAGGTGGATTCCTCCGGCGACGAGAGCTCGGAAGAGCAAGCCATTCAGACCGGCGTTGTTCGTCCTGGTGACCGAATCTTCAAGATTCTGGCGGTAGGATCTTCCGCATTGGTGACTGCTGCCATCATCGCAATTGCAGTGTTCCTGCTCCTGCGCGCAGTTCCGGCAATGTCCCGTAACGAAGCGAACTTCTTCACCTACACCGAACGATGGAACCTGGCGGATACCTCCGCCATGTACTTCGGTATTCCGAACATGTTTCTGGTGACCGTCGCGGTTTCCATCCTGGCGCTGATTCTGGCTATGCCGGTTGCGCTGGGTATTGCCATCTTCCTGACTGCCTATGCTCCAAAGAAGATGGTCAAGCCGCTGGGTTACCTCGTGGATTTGCTGGCCGCAGTGCCGTCGATTGTTTACGGTCTGTGGGGCTTTATGGCTCTCGGTCCGGCCTTGGCTGGTCTGTACGGGTGGTTGGCTAAGACACTGGGCTTTATCCCGATGTTTGCCCTGTACCCAAACTCGCCGGCATTCGAGACCGGTCGAAACCTCTTCACCGGTGGCGTTGTGCTGGCAATTATGATTCTGCCGGTTATCGCGGCTACCACCCGTGAGGTCTTTGTTCAGACCCCGCGTGGTCACATTGAGGCATCGCTGGCTCTCGGTGCGACCCGTTGGGAGATGGTCAAGCTGGCTATTCTGCCATTCGGTCGTTCTGGCTTTATCTCCGGCTCGATGCTGGGTCTGGGACGTGCTCTCGGTGAGACGATGGCTCTCTACCTCGTGATCTCCCCGTCCTCGGCATTCCGTGGCTCGCTTTTCGATGGTGGTACCACCTTCGCAACCGCAATTGCTAATGCGGCACCAGAGTTCAATGACAACCTCAAGGCCGGCGCATACATGTCCGCAGGTTTGGTGCTGTTCTTGCTGACCTTCGTGGTCAACTCCGCAGCCCGAATGATTGCGAAGAAGTAG
- a CDS encoding aminodeoxychorismate lyase: MTDSLSSLVLIDVFADGGPIAVEAGQPFLYADDLGAIRGDGVFETLLVRGGHTCNTDRHEKRFASSALMLDLPAPDLQQWRAATEVALQELRDRSIEGDATLRWVYSRGRESTGKPTGYVLASSAERVAENRLKPVSVMLAERGFSLDLGSRAPWALIGAKTLSYAANVAALRYAKSKGFDDVIFTSAEGKLLEGPTSTIIVQRGNELLTPNPGEGVLPGTTQAALFETAANCGWKVTPTVLVPGDLFTADAVWLVSSVRIAVVVKSIDGEPIRQPDAIAEKEFRDLCDKALATQ; encoded by the coding sequence ATGACGGATTCGCTTTCTTCTCTAGTGCTTATCGACGTCTTTGCAGACGGCGGCCCGATTGCTGTCGAGGCAGGACAGCCATTCCTCTACGCGGATGATCTCGGAGCTATTCGCGGCGACGGAGTTTTTGAAACACTCCTGGTCAGGGGTGGTCATACCTGTAATACCGACCGGCATGAGAAGCGATTCGCATCGTCAGCACTAATGCTGGATTTGCCAGCCCCAGATCTGCAGCAGTGGCGGGCGGCTACCGAGGTCGCACTACAGGAGTTGCGCGATAGGTCAATTGAGGGGGATGCGACGTTGCGGTGGGTTTACTCGCGTGGTCGCGAGTCCACTGGAAAGCCGACTGGCTACGTTTTGGCTAGCTCTGCGGAAAGGGTGGCGGAAAACCGTCTGAAGCCGGTATCGGTCATGCTTGCAGAGCGCGGTTTCTCGCTCGACCTTGGCTCCCGTGCACCGTGGGCGCTCATCGGCGCGAAAACGTTGTCATACGCAGCTAATGTGGCCGCTTTGCGCTATGCCAAGTCCAAGGGTTTTGACGATGTCATCTTCACGTCCGCAGAGGGCAAGCTCTTGGAAGGCCCAACATCGACCATCATCGTTCAGCGCGGCAATGAACTGCTGACTCCCAACCCCGGTGAAGGAGTGCTGCCGGGCACAACTCAGGCAGCGCTGTTTGAAACAGCCGCCAACTGCGGCTGGAAAGTCACCCCGACGGTCCTGGTGCCCGGGGACCTATTCACCGCCGATGCGGTATGGCTGGTGTCTTCGGTGCGTATCGCGGTCGTGGTTAAGTCCATCGATGGTGAGCCCATCCGGCAGCCGGATGCAATCGCGGAAAAGGAATTCCGCGACCTGTGTGACAAGGCGCTGGCGACGCAGTAG
- the mshD gene encoding mycothiol synthase, whose protein sequence is MNVTELLDVDTTAADTLLQHAHSADGVEAFGEAFVRGLDDESFGHRHFAIIENDRYLGLAAVAPDAVEMVVDPEFRKQGVGAKLLAHIDAEVGERLPVWAHGDVAGASRLAELTGRKVIRELLQMSISSSALEKAAGAVDKRDDVEALTLTAARAKWGEAAVDRVWLAVNNEAFDWHPEQGGWSQPQLDRARNVQWFDPEGVFFAADVAGARDSAEEICGFHWTKWHAEESVPTGEVYVIGLSSKARGRGLGRWLTNVGLSYLRNRGAEKVILYVEGDNAPAVRTYRAVGFEVARRDVMYGA, encoded by the coding sequence ATGAACGTAACCGAACTGCTTGACGTAGACACCACCGCCGCCGATACGCTACTGCAGCACGCCCACTCCGCCGACGGCGTGGAGGCGTTCGGCGAGGCTTTCGTCCGAGGGCTTGACGACGAATCTTTCGGGCATCGACACTTTGCGATTATTGAGAACGACCGTTACTTGGGCCTGGCCGCCGTTGCGCCGGATGCTGTGGAGATGGTTGTTGACCCGGAGTTTCGTAAGCAAGGAGTGGGGGCGAAGCTGCTTGCGCACATCGATGCTGAGGTCGGCGAGCGCCTGCCTGTCTGGGCTCACGGTGATGTCGCCGGTGCCAGTCGTTTGGCAGAGTTGACGGGACGCAAGGTCATCCGCGAGCTGTTGCAGATGTCCATTTCGAGCTCAGCGTTGGAGAAGGCTGCGGGGGCCGTCGATAAGCGCGATGATGTTGAAGCGCTAACCCTGACTGCGGCACGCGCGAAGTGGGGTGAGGCGGCCGTGGATCGGGTGTGGTTGGCTGTGAATAATGAGGCGTTTGACTGGCATCCGGAGCAGGGCGGTTGGTCGCAGCCACAACTCGATCGCGCTCGGAACGTGCAGTGGTTCGACCCGGAGGGCGTGTTCTTTGCTGCGGATGTGGCCGGGGCGCGCGACAGTGCGGAGGAGATTTGCGGTTTCCACTGGACGAAGTGGCATGCCGAGGAGTCTGTGCCAACTGGCGAGGTGTATGTGATTGGACTGAGCTCGAAGGCACGCGGACGTGGTCTCGGACGATGGCTGACCAACGTTGGGCTTTCCTATCTCCGAAACCGGGGAGCGGAAAAGGTAATTCTCTATGTCGAAGGCGACAATGCGCCGGCAGTGCGCACGTACCGTGCGGTCGGTTTCGAGGTGGCCCGCCGTGATGTGATGTACGGCGCGTAG
- a CDS encoding FABP family protein codes for MTEKNGSNQTDAAAQEPAAAEAPRLDGNEAINRAAEQAKSTATRNITELEGLPIPDETANLRFGPNIHDGLLALLPLVGVWRGEGQANTVVDGEYNFGQQLIFSHDGENYLKYESRIWKLDEEGKPTGPDQRETGFWRINNEDEIEFICVHSTGVTEIYYGKPVSERAWELQAASTMVTATGPASLGPGKRLYGLMPNNDLGWVDERLRDEEFAPRMSAQLKRYAG; via the coding sequence ATGACCGAGAAGAATGGCAGCAACCAGACAGACGCCGCTGCACAGGAGCCTGCAGCTGCGGAAGCCCCTCGCCTCGACGGCAACGAGGCCATCAACCGCGCGGCCGAACAGGCCAAGAGCACCGCTACGCGCAACATCACTGAGCTTGAGGGGCTCCCGATCCCCGACGAGACCGCTAACCTGCGCTTCGGCCCGAATATTCACGACGGCCTGCTGGCACTACTGCCGCTGGTCGGCGTGTGGCGCGGTGAGGGGCAGGCGAACACTGTCGTCGACGGCGAGTACAACTTCGGCCAGCAGCTCATCTTCAGCCACGATGGCGAGAACTACCTGAAGTATGAGTCGCGCATCTGGAAGCTGGACGAAGAAGGCAAGCCGACCGGCCCTGACCAGCGCGAAACAGGATTTTGGCGCATTAACAACGAGGACGAGATTGAGTTCATCTGCGTCCACTCCACCGGCGTCACTGAGATCTACTACGGCAAGCCGGTTTCCGAGCGCGCATGGGAGCTGCAAGCAGCCTCCACAATGGTCACTGCTACCGGTCCTGCATCCCTTGGCCCGGGCAAGCGCCTCTACGGTCTGATGCCGAACAACGATCTCGGGTGGGTAGACGAGCGCCTGCGGGATGAGGAATTCGCTCCCCGCATGTCCGCGCAGCTCAAGCGCTACGCGGGCTAG